The following proteins are encoded in a genomic region of Vicugna pacos chromosome 16, VicPac4, whole genome shotgun sequence:
- the LOC102544209 gene encoding F-box only protein 39: MDEESQLIQPQDQSCWAALPDVCLRRVFWWLGDRDRSRAALVCRKWNEIMYSADLWRYRTITFSGRPSRVHASEFESALWYVKKFGHYLEHLEIKFLNPYNAVLTKKFQVTMRGLLSCLGKSNNRLKSLSIQHLELDRLVWRNSIRSSFIKSLSFFLKKMGKHLDYVNLKGARLTVEQGCHMLNSLSYLRSKSMVSELNIEDYFSHHLAVYSSLQFHKTMATFRSLVSLTLNYNCISDELLENLCENNAGTLWTMNVKCHVHDPHSQVIWGMSWAKLARHATSLKVNFFFERVMKHERLARILLQEIPVRSISLRSCYFSDPDWSMRPTLTDLLPTFRHTLQKLTFEFNNNHESLDEELHLLILSCRKLFYFKIWAFLDVKFVERILKSQEEGQCALRTLKVRIYTNRCEANEEDRTLREIYRKYRKMIDSELNYFVIAYPMM; encoded by the exons ATGGACGAAGAAAGCCAATTGATCCAGCCTCAAGACCAGAGCTGCTGGGCCGCTCTGCCCGATGTGTGCCTGCGTCGTGTTTTCTGGTGGCTGGGAGACAGGGACAGGTCCAGAGCAGCGCTTGTCTGCAGAAAGTGGAACGAGATAATGTATTCAGCTGATCTCTGGCGATACAGAACCATCACGTTCAGTGGGAGACCTTCCAGGGTACACGCGTCCGAATTCGAGTCGGCTCTTTGGTATGTGAAGAAATTTGGTCATTATCTGGAGCACCTGGAGATCAAATTCCTGAATCCTTACAACGCTGTCCTAACCAAGAAGTTCCAGGTCACCATGCGAGGGCTTCTCTCATGTCTGGGCAAGAGTAACAACCGTCTGAAGTCTCTCTCCATCCAGCACCTGGAACTGGACCGCCTGGTCTGGAGGAACAGCATCAGGAGCTCGTTCATCAAAAGCCTGAGCTTCTTCTTGAAGAAGATGGGCAAACACCTGGATTATGTCAACCTGAAGGGGGCCAGGCTCACCGTGGAGCAAGGCTGCCACATGCTCAACTCCCTGAGCTACTTAAGGAGCAAGAGCATGGTGTCGGAGCTCAACATTGAGGACTACTTCAGTCACCACCTCGCCGTCTACAGCAGCCTCCAGTTCCACAAGACCATGGCCACGTTCCGCAGCCTCGTGTCCCTGACCCTCAACTACAACTGCATCTCCGACGAGCTGCTGGAGAACTTGTGTGAGAACAACGCCGGTACCCTCTGGACCATGAACGTGAAGTGCCACGTTCATGACCCCCACAGCCAGGTCATCTGGGGCATGTCCTGGGCCAAGCTGGCCAGGCACGCCACCAGCCTCAAGGTGAACTTCTTCTTTGAGCGAGTCATGAAGCACGAGCGCTTGGCCCGGATCCTCCTGCAGGAGATCCCGGTCAGGAGCATCAGCCTGAGGAGCTGCTACTTCAGCGACCCAGACTGGTCCATGAGGCCCACTCTGACGGACCTCCTGCCCACCTTCCGGCACACCCTGCAG AAGCTAACTTTTGAGTTCAACAACAACCATGAGTCTCTGGACGAGGAGCTGCACCTCCTCATCTTATCCTGCAGGAAGttgttttatttcaaaatctgGGCTTTCCTTGATGTTAAGTTTGTGGAGCGGATCCTGAAGAGTCAGGAAGAAGGGCAGTGTGCCCTGCGCACACTCAAG GTGAGAATTTACACAAACAGATGTGAGGCAAATGAAGAAGACAGGACACTGCGGGAAATTTACAGGAAGTACAGAAAGATGATCGATTCAGAGCTGAACTATTTTGTCATCGCCTACCCCATGATGTAA